A DNA window from Luteolibacter luteus contains the following coding sequences:
- a CDS encoding GIY-YIG nuclease family protein, translated as MLHSPKTIQIYLPGGDPQGIRVAEITTRIVQVIEVPRSLLPEFLKMPESLQVAVYFLVGESEDGDERKVYIGQTGDLRARLTAHNKEKEFWERVLILVSRTHSLTQTHALFLEWHSLQATRAAGRFTDENGNAGSKPYTPAPMEADCHEIFDTGRTLLATLGFPLFDSVTKSGESSEAEEIFYCKAVGTSGRGLYTPEGFVVLKGSIGRRESVPSIKDTSDDRFRLQLIEAKVMREDGDTVIFEKDHLFRSPSMAAVALMGRTANGWLEWKNKDGKSLDALKRQVPAQV; from the coding sequence GTGCTCCATTCACCCAAGACTATCCAAATCTATCTCCCCGGTGGCGACCCTCAGGGCATCCGTGTGGCTGAGATCACGACTCGCATCGTGCAAGTAATCGAGGTCCCGCGCAGCCTGCTGCCCGAGTTTCTGAAGATGCCGGAGAGTCTTCAGGTTGCGGTCTACTTCCTCGTCGGCGAGTCGGAGGACGGTGACGAACGGAAAGTCTACATCGGGCAGACCGGGGACCTGCGGGCACGGCTGACGGCCCACAACAAGGAGAAGGAATTCTGGGAGCGCGTTCTAATCCTGGTCTCACGCACCCACAGTCTCACCCAGACTCACGCACTCTTCTTGGAATGGCACTCCCTCCAAGCCACCCGCGCCGCAGGACGCTTCACCGATGAGAATGGCAACGCTGGCAGCAAGCCATACACCCCTGCCCCGATGGAGGCGGATTGCCACGAAATCTTCGACACTGGCCGCACCCTCCTCGCCACCCTCGGCTTTCCTCTTTTCGATTCCGTAACGAAGTCCGGTGAATCCTCCGAAGCCGAGGAAATCTTCTACTGCAAGGCCGTGGGCACCAGCGGCCGGGGCCTCTACACACCGGAAGGTTTCGTCGTTCTGAAAGGCTCCATCGGTCGACGCGAAAGCGTACCTTCAATCAAGGATACTTCCGACGATCGCTTTCGCCTGCAGTTGATCGAGGCAAAGGTCATGCGTGAGGATGGCGACACCGTCATCTTCGAGAAGGATCATCTCTTCCGCTCCCCCAGCATGGCTGCCGTCGCCCTAATGGGCCGCACCGCCAACGGTTGGCTGGAGTGGAAGAACAAGGACGGTAAATCCCTCGACGCCCTGAAGAGGCAGGTCCCGGCGCAAGTTTGA
- a CDS encoding ABC transporter permease — protein sequence MSLWSLILTNLHRHKVRTSIGAAGIALGVATMLSVVGLLGGAVTMFERILRSDAEMVVFEKNVSDLFFSNVPISLAEELEQQAFVKEAQPVLFAIVTAPDRPVVTCFGIRAEDGRLRKAEWLSGSAAAFRDDSPDVVLGERAAGFLNAATGDEVQLGQRKHRVAGVVRMENGFENGGVFMPLPACQEAFHKEGFSSVVTVALKKGHAPGEVKEWIQAKHPALTALENEEFSRSYSQFKILKITAWVVGGCAFLLGGLSVTNTMILSVFSRIKEIAIARVCGFSRGQVALMIFGESLAVCAFGIVAGCFLSLAGLRLLKMVPQLQGYIEPSIGWQEIAGAAAFALGTALAGALYPAWYAARLKPAQALRFE from the coding sequence ATGTCACTTTGGAGTCTTATTTTAACGAACCTGCACCGGCACAAGGTGCGCACCTCGATTGGCGCGGCGGGGATCGCCCTGGGGGTCGCGACGATGCTGAGCGTGGTCGGCCTGCTTGGAGGTGCCGTGACGATGTTCGAGAGGATCCTGCGCAGCGACGCGGAGATGGTGGTCTTCGAGAAAAATGTCTCGGACCTTTTCTTCAGCAACGTGCCGATCTCGCTGGCCGAGGAACTGGAACAGCAAGCCTTCGTGAAGGAAGCACAGCCAGTGCTCTTCGCGATCGTGACCGCGCCGGATCGCCCCGTGGTCACTTGCTTCGGGATCCGCGCGGAGGATGGCCGCCTGCGGAAGGCGGAGTGGCTATCGGGAAGTGCCGCGGCCTTCCGTGATGATTCCCCGGACGTGGTGCTGGGCGAGCGCGCGGCGGGCTTCCTGAATGCGGCCACCGGCGACGAGGTGCAGCTAGGGCAGCGGAAACATCGCGTGGCGGGTGTGGTGCGGATGGAGAATGGCTTCGAGAATGGCGGCGTCTTCATGCCCTTGCCCGCCTGCCAGGAGGCCTTCCACAAGGAGGGCTTCAGCTCGGTGGTCACGGTGGCCCTGAAGAAGGGACACGCGCCGGGCGAGGTGAAGGAGTGGATCCAGGCGAAGCATCCGGCGCTGACGGCTTTGGAGAATGAAGAATTCAGCCGCAGCTACTCGCAGTTCAAGATTCTCAAGATCACCGCGTGGGTGGTGGGCGGCTGTGCCTTCCTGTTAGGCGGCCTGAGCGTGACGAACACGATGATCCTTTCCGTCTTCAGCCGGATCAAGGAGATTGCCATCGCGCGGGTCTGTGGGTTCTCGCGCGGGCAGGTGGCGCTGATGATCTTCGGAGAATCGCTCGCGGTGTGTGCGTTCGGGATCGTGGCGGGATGCTTCCTCAGTCTTGCCGGGCTGAGGCTGCTCAAGATGGTGCCTCAGTTGCAGGGATACATCGAGCCGAGCATCGGCTGGCAGGAGATCGCGGGGGCGGCGGCCTTCGCCCTCGGGACGGCATTGGCGGGAGCGCTTTATCCGGCGTGGTATGCCGCGCGGCTAAAGCCTGCCCAGGCACTTCGATTTGAATGA
- a CDS encoding polyprenyl synthetase family protein, with protein MREPRLAAAIGDLLARPGSLVRAVAAYLVGIEMGLVEESARAIACGLEYLHTASLVFDDLPSMDDARLRRGAACLHVTHGEGIAVLAALALVNRGYGLLWQGMQGSSAVRRARAGSLIDQCLGPDGLTGGQAYDLAGWRQEQSPAEVAEVAARKTGALLRLTLVLPALCGRASEREIRLLDRLALLRGLAYQAADDLKDVTATAEETGKSAGRDELLGRPNLVAAEGLDAALARFSRLVEVGDRVQGALPGDATRWGMLDALRVTAPAILPKGIKEAI; from the coding sequence GTGCGCGAGCCGCGGCTGGCGGCGGCGATCGGGGATCTGCTGGCACGGCCGGGATCGCTGGTGCGGGCGGTGGCGGCTTATCTGGTCGGGATCGAGATGGGACTGGTGGAGGAGTCCGCGCGGGCGATCGCCTGCGGGCTGGAGTATCTTCACACCGCCTCGCTGGTCTTCGATGATCTGCCCTCGATGGATGATGCGCGCTTGCGGCGCGGTGCGGCGTGCCTGCACGTGACCCATGGCGAAGGCATCGCGGTGCTGGCGGCACTGGCGCTGGTGAATCGCGGCTACGGGCTGCTGTGGCAGGGCATGCAGGGATCGTCCGCGGTGCGGCGGGCGAGGGCTGGCTCTTTGATCGACCAATGCCTGGGCCCCGATGGGCTTACCGGCGGGCAGGCCTATGATCTGGCTGGCTGGCGGCAGGAGCAGAGCCCGGCGGAGGTGGCGGAAGTCGCCGCGCGGAAGACCGGAGCCCTGCTGCGGCTGACATTGGTGCTGCCCGCGCTCTGCGGACGTGCGAGCGAGCGCGAGATCCGCTTGCTCGACCGACTCGCCCTCTTGCGCGGGCTGGCCTATCAAGCAGCGGATGATCTGAAGGATGTCACCGCCACGGCGGAAGAGACCGGGAAATCGGCGGGCCGCGATGAGCTGTTAGGCCGACCGAACCTAGTGGCAGCCGAGGGGTTGGACGCGGCCTTGGCGCGCTTCAGCCGCTTGGTCGAAGTCGGGGACCGGGTGCAAGGCGCGCTACCGGGAGATGCGACGCGCTGGGGAATGCTGGATGCCCTGCGGGTGACGGCACCTGCCATCCTGCCGAAGGGGATCAAGGAAGCAATCTAG
- a CDS encoding YceI family protein — MKANRFPAIAACLLCVLPAAAGSLKVDKAKSRIQVDAKATGHAFTGTLSDYDIDVDGDESSLTPSAVKLDWEFSKLKTGEKKRDQEMIKWLGGGGPVGSFKFDKSWDAKGTKYAQGTLSIHGVSKTISFPYTATKDGDWVTIDGTATMNYEDFKLPIISTMLVMKVDPQLAIRFHLVGRVN; from the coding sequence ATGAAAGCGAATCGATTTCCGGCGATTGCCGCGTGCCTTCTCTGCGTGTTGCCGGCAGCTGCGGGCAGCCTGAAAGTGGACAAGGCGAAGAGCCGCATCCAAGTGGATGCAAAGGCGACGGGACATGCCTTCACCGGCACGCTGTCCGACTACGACATCGATGTGGATGGCGATGAAAGTTCACTAACCCCTTCCGCGGTGAAGCTCGACTGGGAGTTCTCCAAGCTGAAGACCGGAGAGAAGAAGCGGGATCAGGAGATGATCAAGTGGCTCGGTGGCGGCGGGCCCGTGGGCAGCTTCAAATTTGACAAGAGCTGGGATGCCAAAGGGACGAAGTATGCGCAAGGGACCCTTTCGATCCATGGTGTTTCAAAGACGATCTCCTTTCCTTACACCGCGACGAAGGATGGCGATTGGGTGACGATCGATGGCACGGCCACGATGAACTACGAGGACTTCAAGCTGCCGATCATCTCGACGATGCTGGTGATGAAGGTGGATCCGCAGCTTGCCATCCGGTTTCACTTGGTGGGACGTGTGAATTGA
- a CDS encoding sigma-70 family RNA polymerase sigma factor → MPEQPPRMPQDEAHTAAVQGLFLQFQPAVRGYVLSMIPDFSLADDVMQEIFIVVTRKAASFEIGTSFPAWVKTIARFKALEAIRAGRSRCETLSEEVLQALGAERSEFHGDTDERLALLAACVQELAPQARRSIDLRYKQDHLPPEIAGLMGCTVQSVNVTLSRARSFLRECVLRKMDAAKP, encoded by the coding sequence ATGCCCGAGCAGCCGCCACGCATGCCCCAGGATGAAGCACACACCGCCGCAGTGCAGGGGCTCTTCCTGCAATTCCAGCCGGCGGTCCGCGGCTATGTTCTCTCGATGATCCCGGACTTCTCCTTGGCCGATGACGTGATGCAGGAAATCTTCATCGTCGTGACCCGGAAGGCCGCCAGCTTCGAGATCGGCACCAGCTTCCCGGCATGGGTAAAAACCATCGCGCGCTTCAAGGCGCTCGAAGCCATCCGCGCCGGACGCAGCCGCTGCGAAACCCTCTCCGAGGAGGTCCTGCAGGCCCTCGGCGCGGAGCGCAGCGAATTCCACGGCGACACCGACGAACGCCTCGCCCTGCTCGCCGCCTGCGTGCAGGAACTCGCCCCGCAGGCCCGGCGCTCGATCGACCTCCGCTACAAGCAGGACCACCTCCCGCCCGAAATCGCCGGCCTCATGGGCTGCACCGTGCAGTCGGTAAATGTCACGCTCTCGCGTGCCCGCTCTTTCCTCCGCGAGTGCGTGCTGCGCAAGATGGACGCGGCCAAGCCCTGA
- a CDS encoding ABC transporter ATP-binding protein: protein MKGDRTMVEIHDVWKSFDRGRVEVLKGVDLHVRAGETVALCGSSGCGKSTLLNVIAGLEDPDRGSVRTAGSLLKAERERVDLLRDRVGFVFQLHHLNADLTLEENCLIPVVAAGGKRAEAMERLAVLAESTGVSHRLKQRVRELSGGERQRGALVRSLMNEPDLLLGDEPTGALDEANREMVFSMLLKMVREKGRTLVMATHDAELARRCDRVLWMRDGRIISGQAA, encoded by the coding sequence ATGAAAGGAGACAGGACCATGGTGGAGATACATGATGTGTGGAAGAGCTTCGACCGCGGACGGGTCGAGGTCTTGAAGGGCGTGGACCTGCATGTGCGGGCAGGAGAGACGGTCGCGCTCTGCGGCAGCTCCGGCTGTGGGAAATCGACACTGCTGAATGTGATCGCGGGACTGGAGGATCCCGACCGCGGATCGGTCCGCACGGCGGGCAGCCTGCTGAAGGCCGAGCGCGAGCGGGTGGACCTGCTGCGGGATCGGGTTGGCTTCGTGTTCCAACTGCATCACCTGAATGCGGACCTGACGCTTGAGGAGAATTGTCTGATCCCCGTCGTGGCGGCAGGGGGCAAGCGCGCGGAAGCGATGGAGCGGCTGGCGGTGCTGGCCGAGAGCACTGGCGTGAGCCACCGGCTCAAACAGCGGGTGCGGGAACTCTCCGGGGGGGAGCGGCAACGCGGTGCGCTGGTGCGATCCCTGATGAATGAACCGGACCTGCTGCTTGGGGACGAGCCGACCGGAGCGCTCGATGAAGCGAACCGCGAGATGGTCTTCTCCATGCTGCTCAAGATGGTGCGTGAAAAAGGGCGGACGCTGGTGATGGCCACGCATGATGCCGAGCTGGCGCGGCGCTGTGACCGCGTGCTGTGGATGCGGGATGGCAGGATCATCTCCGGACAAGCGGCATGA
- a CDS encoding 3-keto-disaccharide hydrolase produces MKTVLLSLPLLTSALLGQGADQSQSPTDADFPIQGEYAVDAKAIAKGPGVQVIALGDGKFEAISFKRGLPGAGWEGKWSAVIHSEGALDGSGAVKFTGSDLSGELSGQKLRLKGPAGKELELTRIERQSPTLGMKPAKGATVLFGDGVNLFEKNKATDDGLLSQGAKTEETFGDFTLHIEFRLPYMPKERGQARGNSGLYLQGRYEIQMLDSFGLEGKDNECAGIYQIAPPSPNMCFPPLTWQTYDIEFTAAKFSKDEKKKKATVTVRHNGVVVHKNLELPGPTGGAILPDNGEPGPILLQDHGNQVRYRNIWVVKK; encoded by the coding sequence ATGAAGACCGTCCTGCTTTCCCTCCCCCTCCTCACCAGCGCCTTGCTCGGCCAAGGCGCCGACCAATCCCAATCTCCCACCGACGCCGACTTCCCGATCCAGGGGGAATACGCCGTCGATGCGAAAGCGATCGCCAAGGGACCCGGGGTCCAGGTCATCGCCCTCGGGGATGGCAAGTTCGAGGCCATCTCCTTCAAGCGCGGGCTCCCTGGTGCCGGCTGGGAAGGCAAGTGGAGCGCCGTCATCCATAGCGAAGGCGCACTCGATGGATCCGGCGCGGTGAAATTCACCGGCAGCGACCTCTCGGGCGAACTCTCCGGTCAAAAACTCCGGCTCAAAGGCCCCGCCGGAAAGGAACTCGAGCTCACCCGCATCGAACGCCAATCGCCCACCCTCGGCATGAAGCCCGCGAAGGGCGCGACCGTTCTCTTCGGCGACGGCGTCAATCTCTTCGAGAAGAACAAGGCCACCGACGACGGCCTCCTTTCCCAAGGCGCGAAGACCGAGGAAACCTTCGGCGACTTCACCCTCCACATCGAGTTCCGCCTCCCTTACATGCCGAAAGAGCGCGGCCAGGCCCGCGGCAACAGCGGCCTCTACCTGCAGGGCCGTTACGAAATCCAGATGCTCGATAGCTTCGGCCTCGAAGGTAAGGACAACGAGTGCGCCGGCATCTATCAGATCGCCCCGCCTTCGCCGAACATGTGCTTCCCGCCCCTCACCTGGCAGACCTACGACATCGAGTTCACCGCCGCGAAGTTCAGCAAGGACGAGAAGAAAAAGAAGGCTACCGTCACCGTCCGCCACAATGGCGTGGTGGTGCACAAGAACCTCGAACTCCCCGGTCCCACCGGCGGAGCCATCCTCCCCGACAACGGCGAACCCGGTCCCATCCTTCTCCAGGACCACGGCAATCAGGTCCGCTACCGCAACATCTGGGTGGTGAAGAAATAA
- a CDS encoding LamG-like jellyroll fold domain-containing protein, with product MFDEARLERLISAYLDQELTADEKRELEEMLLASSRAREIFLDRANWHGLLREHALQGQAALLMDEEAPAPSSSAPPDPAPKKIIPFRRKAAWLVAALAACVALGWWLLPRPAAEKRGIVKRGKGTEHVALLAQAIGVTWEDGSSSFGTGSALPRGWVKISSGTLRLDFYSGARVILEGPASLELLSPDLARLEKGKLTARVPPPAEGFTVISSDLRVVDRGTEFGMNVSGTNDCEVHVFDGEVELQGELPATAEKALYQGNAVSIREGRWTSMPADRGSFADPAAVLTAAVRESEAQLAAWQKDSLDYRSLPDLKVYFDFEGLHPGDQVIPNLAAGADESSNGTVIGCDPLPGRWPRKGALGFAKTSDRVRFRADGTTPSLTLLARVRVDSLPQSHNHLLSMAPESVGEVHWKIDQSGCLVLGVRAEAKLASDSWERLTSPRIVTEQDFGRWMQLATVIDGSTGTMKHFVNGKEIASGKMARRPAIQLGLANLGNFDASAPEFQTNIVRSFNGRIDEFAIFTRALDASEIAAIK from the coding sequence ATGTTCGACGAAGCCAGACTGGAGCGACTGATCTCCGCCTACCTCGACCAGGAGTTGACGGCAGACGAGAAGCGCGAGCTTGAGGAAATGCTCCTCGCCTCGTCGCGCGCGCGGGAAATCTTCCTCGATCGCGCGAACTGGCACGGCCTCCTGCGCGAACACGCCCTGCAGGGCCAGGCCGCCCTGCTGATGGATGAGGAAGCACCCGCTCCCTCATCCTCTGCGCCCCCCGATCCCGCGCCGAAGAAGATCATTCCCTTCCGTCGCAAGGCCGCGTGGCTCGTTGCCGCCCTCGCTGCCTGTGTCGCTCTCGGCTGGTGGCTCCTTCCCCGCCCTGCGGCGGAGAAGCGGGGCATCGTGAAAAGAGGAAAAGGCACGGAGCACGTCGCCCTCCTCGCCCAGGCGATCGGTGTCACTTGGGAAGATGGCAGCAGCAGCTTCGGCACCGGCTCTGCCTTGCCAAGGGGCTGGGTGAAAATTTCAAGCGGCACGCTGCGGCTCGATTTCTACAGCGGCGCCCGCGTGATCCTGGAAGGCCCCGCATCCCTCGAGCTCCTCTCGCCCGACCTCGCGCGACTGGAGAAAGGCAAGCTCACCGCGCGCGTTCCTCCTCCGGCGGAAGGCTTCACCGTGATCAGCTCGGACCTCCGCGTCGTTGATCGCGGCACGGAGTTCGGCATGAATGTCAGCGGCACCAATGACTGCGAGGTCCACGTCTTCGATGGCGAGGTAGAGTTGCAGGGAGAACTGCCCGCCACCGCGGAGAAAGCCCTCTACCAAGGCAATGCCGTGTCCATCCGTGAGGGCCGCTGGACCAGCATGCCGGCGGATCGGGGCTCCTTTGCGGATCCCGCCGCGGTGCTCACCGCTGCCGTCCGGGAGAGCGAGGCGCAGCTCGCCGCGTGGCAAAAGGACTCGCTCGACTATCGCAGCCTGCCGGACCTGAAGGTCTACTTCGATTTCGAGGGCCTGCATCCCGGGGACCAGGTGATCCCGAATCTCGCCGCCGGTGCGGATGAAAGCTCGAATGGCACCGTCATCGGCTGCGATCCCCTGCCTGGTCGTTGGCCGCGGAAAGGTGCGCTCGGCTTCGCCAAGACCAGCGACCGCGTGCGCTTCCGCGCCGATGGCACCACGCCATCGCTCACCCTCCTCGCGCGCGTCCGTGTGGATAGCCTGCCGCAGAGCCACAATCACCTGCTCTCGATGGCACCGGAGAGCGTCGGCGAGGTCCACTGGAAGATCGACCAATCCGGCTGCCTCGTCCTCGGCGTGCGCGCGGAGGCAAAGCTCGCCTCCGATTCATGGGAACGCCTCACCAGCCCCCGGATCGTGACCGAGCAGGACTTCGGCCGCTGGATGCAGCTCGCCACGGTGATCGATGGATCCACCGGCACGATGAAGCATTTCGTGAATGGCAAGGAGATCGCCTCCGGCAAGATGGCCCGCCGTCCCGCAATCCAGCTCGGCCTTGCGAACCTCGGGAACTTCGATGCCTCCGCCCCGGAGTTCCAGACCAACATCGTTCGCAGCTTCAACGGACGCATCGATGAGTTCGCCATCTTCACCCGGGCCCTCGATGCCTCGGAAATCGCCGCGATCAAGTAA
- a CDS encoding cbb3-type cytochrome c oxidase subunit II — translation MTAGRHALGWLVAANLAGLCFSLLLLFPELQAGEWTYGRWVPVHLNGMLYGWTALPLVAWLLSCYDVSRRWAGAASWGWTAALVLGCLSWLGGGSSGKVFLDWQGGPLAGLMAALVFLWMVLAAAWMKPAAGIPMRNRRASGAALLALLFVPWALWHAASPAVYPPVNPASGGPTGASLLGSTLVVVFLLFLLPRVCGVKGPDGKLPKLAIGYAILSAVVCGIAEYRGGTHRDFLQILSMAMLLPWPFVVMRDWRRRKWAEDSRLWRLPVFFWWGLLVLTGFLAFLPGVLDRIKFTQALVAHSHLAMAGFTTSFCVLLLRLLGDRFGNELSAFAWQIAAFGMISVLTASGWAEGGDPSWMISHPWWRTLALMLRAGCGVIMLLSSLHWWLTWRASSMRRRDTESESDHEEHSLPLEHRGGRDGRDHRAAAGYFSRLGDELAEDPRPSAPRVSRLDRGVRGSGGAFLHARNEGRLGGGDRVALHGAGEEHGGDLPAGEDLHGNDAGPMAHGGGHGSGGGRSADRGLAGGMVEGNGGLSMPLRAAGVVAMVYGHFLIFAQFAWIELIRAHGITGSGEKACLGAMAIAGIAAGFTVARRGAVVALLRASFLIAAAAAGGAPWAGSMPAALAVSLTAGAAIGTMTVCLAGFLPRWCGLAWTGLGTGLGYALCNLPVVFTATPATQALAGAAFALAGCLLVPSRIDLPESTVTHRRIPKPVAVIAAFTALVWLDSAAFFVIQHSPELKAGTWGNAMLWRNAGIHFAVAVLAGLLLRDRFRWVIVGGWALLSMAALAAGSGSSLAVAGWLYPAGVSLYSTALVAWPGYFSDGDARRIGWRAAWVYGIAGWFGSANGIGMVQTLKRLPVEFLIAAAVVVLGVFLFRWSRWRNSAAVATIVAIAWMFQSPARMSLDPVARGRQVYVAEGCIHCHSRYVRPDTSDELLWGPAVPTAGVLAEKPVLIGNRRQGPDLSNAGLRRSAAWMKLHFLNPRDFVEGSPMPAYPHLFADGRGDDLIAFLQDRPAELYAARKEQVDHWSPRAKGPLPGPRKLFERHCAVCHGSEGHGDGKLASSFAKRPTNLDLGPFAWTAGGTGREDRIARVVKFGIPGTDMPGHETLTDEQVTSLVRYLTKIRHVPDP, via the coding sequence ATGACGGCGGGCCGTCATGCGCTGGGCTGGCTCGTGGCGGCGAATCTCGCCGGTCTCTGCTTTTCGCTGCTGCTGCTCTTTCCAGAGCTGCAGGCGGGAGAGTGGACCTATGGGCGCTGGGTGCCGGTGCACCTGAACGGGATGCTCTACGGGTGGACGGCGCTGCCGCTGGTGGCATGGCTGCTCTCCTGCTACGATGTATCTCGTAGATGGGCCGGGGCCGCGAGCTGGGGATGGACGGCGGCGCTGGTGCTGGGCTGCCTTTCATGGCTCGGCGGTGGCTCTTCGGGAAAGGTGTTCCTCGATTGGCAGGGCGGGCCTCTCGCCGGGCTGATGGCGGCGCTGGTGTTCCTCTGGATGGTGCTGGCCGCGGCATGGATGAAGCCGGCGGCAGGCATCCCGATGCGGAACCGCCGGGCTTCCGGTGCTGCGCTCCTGGCCCTGCTCTTCGTGCCATGGGCGCTGTGGCATGCTGCCTCGCCCGCGGTCTATCCGCCGGTGAATCCTGCATCCGGCGGGCCTACCGGAGCGAGCTTGCTCGGCTCCACGCTGGTGGTGGTCTTCCTGCTTTTTCTGCTGCCGAGGGTCTGCGGGGTGAAAGGTCCGGACGGTAAACTGCCGAAGCTGGCCATCGGCTACGCCATCCTTTCAGCTGTGGTCTGCGGCATCGCTGAATATCGCGGCGGGACGCATCGCGATTTCCTCCAGATCCTCAGCATGGCGATGCTCTTGCCGTGGCCCTTCGTGGTCATGCGGGACTGGCGCAGGCGGAAATGGGCCGAGGATTCGCGGCTGTGGCGGCTGCCCGTGTTTTTCTGGTGGGGTTTGCTGGTGTTGACCGGCTTCCTTGCCTTCCTGCCGGGCGTGCTGGACCGGATCAAATTCACGCAGGCACTGGTGGCTCATTCGCACCTGGCGATGGCGGGCTTCACCACCTCCTTCTGCGTGCTGCTGCTGCGCTTGCTGGGAGACCGCTTCGGCAATGAACTCTCCGCGTTTGCGTGGCAGATCGCGGCCTTTGGAATGATCTCCGTCCTGACTGCGAGCGGCTGGGCGGAAGGTGGAGATCCCTCATGGATGATCAGCCACCCGTGGTGGCGGACCCTCGCCCTGATGCTGCGTGCCGGCTGCGGGGTGATCATGCTGCTTTCCTCGCTCCACTGGTGGCTGACCTGGCGAGCGAGTTCCATGCGACGCCGCGACACTGAATCCGAATCCGATCATGAAGAGCATTCGCTACCCTTGGAACATCGCGGTGGGCGCGATGGACGCGATCACCGGGCTGCTGCTGGTTATTTCTCCCGCCTGGGTGATGAGCTTGCTGAAGATCCCCGGCCAAGTGCCCCCCGAGTATCTCGGCTGGATCGGGGTGTTCGTGGGAGCGGTGGGGCTTTCCTACATGCTCGCAATGAAGGGCGGCTTGGTGGCGGAGACCGTGTGGCGCTTCACGGCGCTGGTGAGGAGCATGGTGGGGATCTTCCTGCTGGTGAAGATCTTCACGGGAATGATGCCGGGCCAATGGCTCACGGTGGCGGCCACGGATCTGGTGGTGGCCGCAGTGCAGATCGCGGGCTTGCGGGCGGGATGGTGGAAGGAAACGGCGGGCTGAGCATGCCGCTGCGCGCGGCGGGCGTGGTGGCGATGGTGTATGGCCATTTCCTGATCTTCGCGCAGTTCGCATGGATCGAGCTGATCCGCGCGCACGGGATCACGGGTAGCGGCGAGAAGGCATGTCTGGGAGCCATGGCGATCGCGGGAATCGCGGCCGGCTTTACCGTCGCGCGCCGGGGTGCGGTTGTCGCTCTGCTCAGGGCCTCGTTCCTAATCGCGGCAGCAGCGGCCGGAGGGGCCCCGTGGGCGGGATCGATGCCCGCGGCGCTTGCGGTGTCACTAACAGCCGGAGCGGCGATCGGGACGATGACCGTGTGTCTCGCGGGCTTCCTGCCGCGCTGGTGTGGCCTGGCATGGACGGGGCTCGGCACCGGGCTTGGTTACGCGCTCTGCAATCTCCCGGTGGTATTCACAGCGACGCCTGCAACCCAAGCGCTCGCAGGGGCGGCCTTTGCATTGGCGGGGTGCTTGCTGGTGCCATCACGGATCGACCTCCCGGAGAGTACCGTAACGCATCGCCGCATCCCGAAGCCGGTGGCAGTGATCGCAGCCTTCACGGCTCTGGTGTGGCTGGACTCGGCGGCCTTCTTCGTGATCCAGCATAGCCCGGAGCTTAAGGCGGGCACTTGGGGGAATGCCATGCTGTGGCGAAATGCGGGGATCCATTTCGCAGTCGCGGTGCTTGCGGGGCTGCTGCTGCGGGATCGCTTCCGCTGGGTCATCGTCGGTGGCTGGGCGCTCCTGAGCATGGCGGCGCTGGCGGCTGGCAGCGGGTCATCGCTGGCGGTGGCGGGTTGGCTTTATCCGGCTGGTGTCTCGTTGTACTCCACGGCCCTGGTCGCGTGGCCCGGGTATTTCTCGGATGGCGATGCGCGGCGTATCGGCTGGCGAGCGGCGTGGGTTTATGGGATCGCGGGATGGTTCGGCTCCGCGAATGGGATCGGCATGGTGCAGACGCTGAAGCGGCTGCCGGTGGAATTCCTGATCGCGGCGGCGGTGGTCGTGCTGGGTGTGTTCCTTTTCCGATGGAGCCGCTGGCGGAACAGTGCTGCGGTGGCAACGATCGTGGCGATTGCCTGGATGTTCCAATCGCCCGCGCGCATGTCCTTGGATCCAGTGGCACGCGGGAGACAGGTATACGTGGCGGAAGGCTGCATCCACTGCCACTCGCGCTACGTGAGGCCAGACACGAGCGATGAACTTCTCTGGGGACCTGCGGTTCCGACTGCCGGAGTCCTCGCGGAGAAGCCGGTCCTGATCGGGAACCGCCGCCAAGGGCCCGATCTAAGCAATGCGGGGCTGCGGCGCTCCGCGGCCTGGATGAAGCTTCACTTCCTGAATCCGCGCGATTTCGTAGAAGGCTCGCCGATGCCTGCTTATCCGCATCTCTTCGCCGATGGGCGGGGTGATGACCTGATCGCCTTCCTTCAAGATCGTCCGGCGGAACTTTATGCCGCGAGGAAAGAGCAGGTGGACCACTGGTCACCCCGGGCGAAGGGGCCGCTGCCCGGTCCGCGCAAGCTCTTCGAGAGGCACTGTGCGGTCTGCCATGGTTCCGAAGGACATGGTGACGGGAAGCTCGCAAGCTCCTTCGCGAAGCGCCCGACGAATCTTGATCTCGGCCCCTTCGCCTGGACCGCGGGAGGGACGGGACGGGAGGATCGGATCGCGCGGGTGGTGAAGTTCGGCATCCCCGGCACGGACATGCCGGGACATGAAACCCTCACCGATGAGCAGGTCACCAGCCTGGTCCGCTACCTCACGAAGATCCGGCATGTGCCGGACCCTTGA